One segment of Triticum aestivum cultivar Chinese Spring chromosome 2A, IWGSC CS RefSeq v2.1, whole genome shotgun sequence DNA contains the following:
- the LOC123185956 gene encoding uncharacterized protein encodes MAFAMARRLGVVLALAAVVLLAAAGAATAQSKPRPPNANGPKPKPNPISVKCSESPRVNPYCSNQRMDCPANCPQSCYADCKSCKPVCVCNTPGACGDPRFIGGDGNAFYFHGRRDADFCVVSDRDLHINAHFIGKSGHSGMSRDFTWIQAIAVLFDGHRLYLGARKTGTWDDAVEHLEIILDGEPVYLPADLVEGAKWTSSRVPELSVTRTKGANGVLVALHGKFSVRANAVPITEEDSRVHRYGVTADDCLAHLELAFKFDALTDDVHGVIGQTYRSDYVNHFDVRASMPTMGGDATFTTSSLFAADCSVARYGVSRGNDGAAVLSELSAVTCASGMDGKGVVCKK; translated from the exons ATGGCGTTCGCAATGGCGAGGCGTCTGGGAGTCGTGCTGGCTTTAGCGGCTGTCGTCCTTCTCGCCGCCGCGGGGGCCGCCACCGCTCAATCCAAGCCACGGCCACCCAATGCCAATGGCCCGAAGCCGAAGCCGAATCCGATAAGCGTCAAGTGCAGTGAGAGTCCCAGGGTGAACCCCTACTGCTCTAACCAGAGGATGGACTGCCCCGCCAACTGCCCCCAGTCCTGCTACGCCGACTGCAAATCATGCAAACCCGTCTGCG TGTGCAACACCCCGGGGGCGTGCGGCGACCCGCGGTTCATAGGCGGTGACGGCAACGCCTTCTACTTCCACGGACGCAGGGACGCCGACTTCTGCGTCGTCTCCGACCGTGACCTTCACATCAACGCACACTTCATCGGCAAGAGCGGCCACAGCGGCATGTCCCGGGACTTCACCTGGATCCAGGCCATCGCCGTGCTCTTCGACGGCCACCGCCTCTACCTCGGCGCCAGGAAGACCGGCACCTGGGACGACGCTGTCGAGCATCTAGAGATCATCCTGGACGGCGAGCCCGTGTACCTCCCCGCCGACCTGGTCGAAGGCGCCAAGTGGACCTCCAGCCGCGTCCCCGAGCTGTCTGTGACCCGCACCAAGGGGGCCAATGGCGTGCTCGTCGCCCTCCACGGAAAGTTCAGCGTCAGGGCCAACGCCGTGCCCATCACCGAGGAGGATTCGAGGGTGCACCGTTACGGCGTCACCGCCGACGACTGCCTCGCGCACCTCGAGCTGGCGTTCAAGTTCGACGCGCTCACCGACGACGTCCACGGTGTGATCGGACAGACGTACCGCTCCGACTACGTCAACCATTTCGACGTGAGGGCCTCCATGCCCACCATGGGAGGAGATGCCACCTTCACCACCTCCAGCCTGTTCGCCGCCGACTGCAGCGTGGCGCGCTATGGAGTCAGCCGTGGAAACGACGGTGCCGCGGTGCTATCTGAGCTCTCTGCTGTCACCTGTGCCAGTGGCATGGACGGCAAGGGTGTCGTGTGCAAGAAGTAA